The Shewanella mesophila genome contains the following window.
CATTGAATAGTAGGTGTAGAGTGGCATCAAAACCTAAGCCAACGACGGCTATGTTGCAACTTATCGAGCAGGTTAAGCTTGAGTTACCGTTAGATGAACCTGCTAATTTTGTCTGTGGTCCAGAGGGAAGCTGCATCGGTTGCCCTAAAAAGCTACTCGAGTTAGTTGACAGTGAATTATCTTATTGGGAAACCGCCATTGCTAATGGGGATACTCCGCTGCTGGGTGACATCTCCCGTTTAGGTAAACTCTGTAAAAACGTCAGGCGAGGGTTAAAACGAAGCGGGGTTTTATAGAGTCGCAATGGAGCCGAGTCCCTCGTCGCCATAGTGAATAGTGAAAGTGTGAATATGCCTCGGTGCCGCGTCCTTAAGATGGCCTGCCTATGGCTGGGCCACCAATACCAATACTGGTAAAAAGGGTGAGCTTAATTCGCAAAAGCTTAGCCAAGTTTCCGATTAATTAACCCGCTGCGTAGGCCTTGAGAACCTCCTCGGCGATCATGGAGATGCCAGCGCGCATCTGTGTTTCATCTTGCACATAGTTCATGCGCAAACATTGTTCTGCATGTTGCCAGGACGATTTTTGTCCAAAAAAGAAGTATTTACCAGGGACAATCAACACGCCTCGAGCCTTGAGTCTGTTATAGAGCTCCATGGTACTAATAGGCAATTGATCAAACCAAAGCCAGAGAAACATAGCGCCCTCAGGTTTATGGATTCTAAACCTTTCATCCGTTATTGATTGCTGTAATAGCGATACCGCAAATTGTGATTTTTGCTGATAAAAGGGTTTAATCACAGTTTCACTCAAGCGCAACAAATCCCCCGCTTTGATCATCTGATCGGCTATGGCGGGGCCTACACCACCAGGGGCAAGACTGACGATAGCATTCAAGTTAGCCAGTGCGGTGGTGATGGTTTCATTGGCTATGACTATGCCACAGCGCACGCCGGGTAAGCCGAGCTTTGATAAACTCATGCACAATACCGTGTTGCTGTTCCAAAACGGTGTCACCTCTTCAAAGATAATGTTGGGAAATGGTGTGCCATAGGCGTTGTCGATGATAAGCGGAATATTGTTTTCTTGGGCTAATTTGTCCAACTTAACGATTTCATCGTCGGTCAGCACGTTGCCT
Protein-coding sequences here:
- a CDS encoding valine--pyruvate transaminase; the protein is MQFSKFGKKFNRYSGITRLMDDLNDGLRTPGAIMLGGGNPAVIPAMQDYFHQVSADMLKNGDLVAAVGNYDGPQGKNGFLTSLAQLLRDTYGWEITEKNISLTNGSQSAFFYLFNLFAGTQADGSLKKILLPLTPEYIGYSDAGLDDDIFVSYRPEIEMLDDRMFKYHVDFDQLNVDESIAAICVSRPTNPTGNVLTDDEIVKLDKLAQENNIPLIIDNAYGTPFPNIIFEEVTPFWNSNTVLCMSLSKLGLPGVRCGIVIANETITTALANLNAIVSLAPGGVGPAIADQMIKAGDLLRLSETVIKPFYQQKSQFAVSLLQQSITDERFRIHKPEGAMFLWLWFDQLPISTMELYNRLKARGVLIVPGKYFFFGQKSSWQHAEQCLRMNYVQDETQMRAGISMIAEEVLKAYAAG